In Chaetodon trifascialis isolate fChaTrf1 chromosome 4, fChaTrf1.hap1, whole genome shotgun sequence, one DNA window encodes the following:
- the timm44 gene encoding mitochondrial import inner membrane translocase subunit TIM44 isoform X1, with protein sequence MATPLCQCYQICVRRGLVAFPSPSLLLHNRPNVFRIRGFLTCSSQVPRSSLLQVRYLSGERGGGRKGFLGEFLDNLKQELNKNKEMKENIKKFREEAKKLEESDALKQARRKYKTIESETVKTSEVFKKKLENISETVKEGLGEVSRTEIGKKIKEGMEEAAKTAKTSAESVSKSGEMLGKTGAFRAISQGMESVKKEIGDLGHTGPYRPPARLRKRSEFSSKGAGDDSKVFEANEEAMGVVLHKDSKWYQQWKDFKDNNVVFNRFFEMKMKYDESDNALIRASRAVTDKMTDLIGGLFSKTEMSEVLTEILKVDPSFDKDSFLKQCEQDIIPNILEAMIRGELEVLKDWCYEATYSQLAHPIQQAKAMGLQFHSKILDIDNIDLAMGKMMDQGPVLIITFQAQLVMVIRNTKGEVVEGDPEKVLRMMYVWALCRDQEELNPYAAWRLLDISASSTEQIL encoded by the exons ATGGCGACGCCCTTGTGCCAGTGCTACCAG ATATGTGTCAGGAGAGGCTTGGTGGCATTCCCTTCCCCCTCCCTGCTACTTCACAACAGACCCAACGTCTTCAGGATACGGGGGTTTCTCACATGCTCTTCACAG GTGCCTCGGTCGTCCCTTCTGCAGGTAAGGTATTTGtcaggggagagaggaggcggaAGAAAAGGTTTCCTGGGTGAGTTTCTGGACAACCTGAAGCAGGAGCTAAACAAGAacaaggaaatgaaagaaaacatcaagAAGTTCCGGGAAGAAGCCAAAAAACTGGAGGAGTCAGACGCACTGAAACAAGCCCGGAGGAAATAT AAAACCATAGAGTCTGAAACGGTGAAGACCTCTGAAGTTTTTAAGAAGAAGTTGGAAAACATCTCTGAGACAGTTAAAGAG GGGCTAGGGGAGGTCAGTCGTACAGAAATTGGGAAGAAAATCAAAGAGGGAATGGAGGAAGCAGCCAAAACAGCCAAGACCTCAGCAGAGAGTGTCTCTAAGAGTGGAGAGATGCTGGGGAAGACCGGAGCGTTCAGAGCGATTTCACAG GGCATGGAAAGTGTGAAGAAAGAGATTGGAGACTTGGGTCACACTGGCCCTTATCGGCCTCCTGCCAGACTCAGGAAGAGAAGTGAGTTCTCCTCCAAGGGTGCAGGGGATGACAGCAAGGTCTTCGAAGCCAACGA GGAAGCTATGGGTGTGGTGCTCCACAAAGACTCCAAATGGTACCAGCAGTGGAAGGACTTCAAAGACAACAATGTGGTCTTCAACA ggttctttgagatgaagatgaagtatGATGAGAGTGACAACGCCCTCATCAGAGCATCTCGCGCTGTCACCGATAAGATGACTGACCTCATAG GTGGGCTGTTTTCTAAGACGGAGATGTCTGAAGTACTGACAGAGATTTTGAAGGTGGACCCATCCTTTGATAAAGATTCTTTCCTCAAGCAGTGTGAACAAGATATCATCCCCAATATACTGGAG GCGATGATCAGAGGGGAGCTGGAGGTCCTAAAGGACTGGTGTTATGAAGCG ACGTACAGTCAGCTGGCACACCCAATTCAGCAAGCCAAGGCCATGGGACTTCAGTTCCACTCTAAGATCCTGGACATTGACAACATTGAT TTGGCCATGGGGAAGATGATGGACCAGGGTCCAGTGCTGATCATCACCTTCCAGGCTCAGTTAGTCATGGTGATCCGAAACACCAAaggagaggtggtggagggagacCCC GAAAAAGTGCTGAGGATGATGTACGTGTGGGCTCTGTGTCGAGACCAGGAGGAGCTCAACCCGTACGCTGCCTGGAGACTACTTGACATCTCCGCCTCTAGCACAGAACAGATCCTCTAA
- the timm44 gene encoding mitochondrial import inner membrane translocase subunit TIM44 isoform X2, translated as MATPLCQCYQICVRRGLVAFPSPSLLLHNRPNVFRIRGFLTCSSQVRYLSGERGGGRKGFLGEFLDNLKQELNKNKEMKENIKKFREEAKKLEESDALKQARRKYKTIESETVKTSEVFKKKLENISETVKEGLGEVSRTEIGKKIKEGMEEAAKTAKTSAESVSKSGEMLGKTGAFRAISQGMESVKKEIGDLGHTGPYRPPARLRKRSEFSSKGAGDDSKVFEANEEAMGVVLHKDSKWYQQWKDFKDNNVVFNRFFEMKMKYDESDNALIRASRAVTDKMTDLIGGLFSKTEMSEVLTEILKVDPSFDKDSFLKQCEQDIIPNILEAMIRGELEVLKDWCYEATYSQLAHPIQQAKAMGLQFHSKILDIDNIDLAMGKMMDQGPVLIITFQAQLVMVIRNTKGEVVEGDPEKVLRMMYVWALCRDQEELNPYAAWRLLDISASSTEQIL; from the exons ATGGCGACGCCCTTGTGCCAGTGCTACCAG ATATGTGTCAGGAGAGGCTTGGTGGCATTCCCTTCCCCCTCCCTGCTACTTCACAACAGACCCAACGTCTTCAGGATACGGGGGTTTCTCACATGCTCTTCACAG GTAAGGTATTTGtcaggggagagaggaggcggaAGAAAAGGTTTCCTGGGTGAGTTTCTGGACAACCTGAAGCAGGAGCTAAACAAGAacaaggaaatgaaagaaaacatcaagAAGTTCCGGGAAGAAGCCAAAAAACTGGAGGAGTCAGACGCACTGAAACAAGCCCGGAGGAAATAT AAAACCATAGAGTCTGAAACGGTGAAGACCTCTGAAGTTTTTAAGAAGAAGTTGGAAAACATCTCTGAGACAGTTAAAGAG GGGCTAGGGGAGGTCAGTCGTACAGAAATTGGGAAGAAAATCAAAGAGGGAATGGAGGAAGCAGCCAAAACAGCCAAGACCTCAGCAGAGAGTGTCTCTAAGAGTGGAGAGATGCTGGGGAAGACCGGAGCGTTCAGAGCGATTTCACAG GGCATGGAAAGTGTGAAGAAAGAGATTGGAGACTTGGGTCACACTGGCCCTTATCGGCCTCCTGCCAGACTCAGGAAGAGAAGTGAGTTCTCCTCCAAGGGTGCAGGGGATGACAGCAAGGTCTTCGAAGCCAACGA GGAAGCTATGGGTGTGGTGCTCCACAAAGACTCCAAATGGTACCAGCAGTGGAAGGACTTCAAAGACAACAATGTGGTCTTCAACA ggttctttgagatgaagatgaagtatGATGAGAGTGACAACGCCCTCATCAGAGCATCTCGCGCTGTCACCGATAAGATGACTGACCTCATAG GTGGGCTGTTTTCTAAGACGGAGATGTCTGAAGTACTGACAGAGATTTTGAAGGTGGACCCATCCTTTGATAAAGATTCTTTCCTCAAGCAGTGTGAACAAGATATCATCCCCAATATACTGGAG GCGATGATCAGAGGGGAGCTGGAGGTCCTAAAGGACTGGTGTTATGAAGCG ACGTACAGTCAGCTGGCACACCCAATTCAGCAAGCCAAGGCCATGGGACTTCAGTTCCACTCTAAGATCCTGGACATTGACAACATTGAT TTGGCCATGGGGAAGATGATGGACCAGGGTCCAGTGCTGATCATCACCTTCCAGGCTCAGTTAGTCATGGTGATCCGAAACACCAAaggagaggtggtggagggagacCCC GAAAAAGTGCTGAGGATGATGTACGTGTGGGCTCTGTGTCGAGACCAGGAGGAGCTCAACCCGTACGCTGCCTGGAGACTACTTGACATCTCCGCCTCTAGCACAGAACAGATCCTCTAA
- the hnrnpm gene encoding heterogeneous nuclear ribonucleoprotein M, which translates to MSTEQAENAAEKVGQQPPPAQQQQQQPPQQPPQGEVNGKAKHESNTSRKERPQKRGGGGRYEPYGNVNKRYRVFVSNIPYDVKWQALKDLMKEKVGEVTYVEHLTDAEGKSRGCAVVEFRTEELMKKAVEKVNKHNLNGRPLKVKEDPDGVIAQREINKGHGGMGGMDRMNMDRMGPGPNGPMVNIPPSLMNNPNIPNEIIHGLQAGRIGSTVFVANLDYKVGWKKLKEVFSMAGMVVRADILEDKDGKSRGMGTVTFDMPLEAVQAVSMFNGQLLFNRVMHVKLDEKSLPKDFGPPDRAPALPRGLSGIGLGLGPGGQPIDANQLNRGGGGMGNMGPGGMDGMGFGNMGGRMGGGGGGGGGGAAGGGGGGMDNFGGMNNMDRFNSSGMGRMNEMDRGIGGAFDREFGRNEMGMSRNNFGDSFERGMGNSLGMDRMSSGMERLGANMDRMAGMDRMDRMGMDRMDRVADLDRLGSGFDRMGSGMDRLGPSMDRLGPGLDRMSSSMDRLGPAGFDRLGPSGLDRMGSGLDFGSPMGMDRMGNTGLDRMASSFDRIGSTGGLDRFPSGGLERMSSGMDRMGSGNVGGQFDRSADLDRGFGGNSFGGAGGPGTGGGNVRKGCQIFVRNLPFDFTWKMLKDTFNTCGMVQYADIKMENGKSKGCGVVRFDNPETAERVCRTMNGYRLNGREIDVRIDRNA; encoded by the exons ATGTCCACCGAGCAGGCCGAAAATGCTGCAGAGAAAGTAGGCCAGCAGCCGCCGCCCgcgcagcagcaacagcagcagccgccgCAACAGCCGCCGCAGGG AGAAGTGAATGGGAAAGCCAAGCATGAGTCCAATACAAGCAGGAAGGAGAGGCCCCAgaagagaggtggaggtgggcgCTACGAACCCTATGGAAACGTGAACAAGAGATACCGCGTTTTTGTCAGCAACATCCCATACGATGTGAAATGGCAAGCCCTCAAAGACCTCATGAAAGAAAAAG TGGGTGAGGTAACGTACGTGGAACACTTAACGGACGCAGAAGGCAAATCGAGG GGTTGTGC TGTTGTTGAGTTTAGGACCGAGGAGCTAATGAAGAAAGCAGTGGAGAAGGTCAACAAGCACAACCTCAATGGACGACCCCTAAAAGTGAAAGAG GACCCTGATGGTGTGATTGCTCAGAGGGAAATCAACAAGGGTCATGGCGGAATGGGCGGAATGGATCGTATGAACATGGATCGAATGGGCCCTGGACCAAATGGCCCAATGGTCAACATTCCTCCTAGCCTGATGAACAACCCCAACATCCCCAATGAGATCATCCATGGTCTCCAGGCTGGCAGGATTGGCAGCACTGTCTTTGTGGCCAAT CTTGACTACAAAGTGGGCtggaagaagctgaaggaggtATTCAGCATGGCGGGCATGGTGGTGAGAGCTGACATTCTGGAGGACAAGGATGGGAAAAGCAGAGGCATGGGCACAGTAACATTTGATATGCCCCTCGAAGCAGTCCAAGCTGTCT CTATGTTCAATGGGCAGCTGTTATTTAACAGAGTCATGCACGTCAAACTG GATGAGAAATCCCTGCCTAAAGATTTTGGACCTCCTGACAGAGCCCCTGCTCTTCCCC GTGGCCTGAGCGGTATTGGTTTGGGCCTGGGACCTGGTGGCCAGCCCATTGATGCTAACCAACTcaacagaggaggtggaggaatggGCAACATGGGCCCTGGAG GAATGGATGGAATGGGCTTTGGCAACATGGGAGGTCgtatgggaggaggaggaggaggaggcggcggcggaGCAGCTGGAGGTGGCGGAGGAG GAATGGACAACTTCGGAGGAATGAACAACATGGATCGCTTTAACTCTTCAGGGATGGGAAGAATGAACG AGATGGACCGTGGGATTGGTGGTGCTTTTGACAGGGAGTTTGGGCGAAATGAAATGGGAATGTCTCGCAATAATTTTGGAGACTCCTTTGAGAGAGGAATGG GAAACTCTCTGGGTATGGACCGCATGAGCTCTGGAATGGAACGCCTGGGTGCCAACATGGACCGCATGGCAGGGATGGACCGGATGGATAGGATGGGCATGGACAGGATGGACCGCGTGGCTGACCTGGACAGGCTGGGTTCCGGGTTCGACCGGATGGGCTCGGGGATGGACCGGCTGGGGCCCAGTATGGACAGGCTTGGACCTGGCCTGGACCGTATGAGCTCCAGCATGGACCGCCTCGGCCCAGCTGGGTTTGACCGCCTAGGCCCGTCTGGTTTGGATCGCATGGGTTCTGGCCTGGACTTTGGCTCTCCAATGGGTATGGATCGCATGGGCAACACTGGGCTCGACAGAATGGCCAGCAGCTTCGACCGCATCGGGTCCACTGGAGGACTTGACCGCTTCCCCTCTGGTGGCCTTGAGCGCATGAGCTCTGGCATGGATCGGATGGGGTCTGGAAATGTTGGTGGTCAATTTGATCGCTCTGCTGACTTGGATCGTGGATTTGGTGGCAATTCCTTcggaggagctggagggccTGGAACTGGGGGAGGCAATGTCAGGAAGGGATGCCAGATCTTTGTCAGAAAT CTGCCATTTGACTTTACCTGGAAGATGCTGAAGGATACCTTCAATACATGCG GCATGGTTCAGTATGCTGATATTAAGATGGAGAATGGCAAGTCCAAGGGCTGTGGTGTGGTTCGCTTCGACAACCCGGAAACCGCTGAGCGCGTCTGCAGGACCATGAACGGCTACCGGCTGAACGGAAGAGAAATTGATGTTAGGATTGATAGAAATGCATAG